A part of Podarcis muralis chromosome 13, rPodMur119.hap1.1, whole genome shotgun sequence genomic DNA contains:
- the STX1B gene encoding syntaxin-1B isoform X3, with translation MKDRTQELRSAKDSDDEEEVVHVDRDHFMDEFFEQVEEIRGCIEKLSEDVELVKKQHSAILAAPNPDEKTKQELEDLTADIKKTANKVRSKLKAIEQGIEQEEVQNRSSADLRIRKTQHSTLSRKFVEVMTEYNTTQSKYRDRCKDRIQRQLEITGRTTTNEELEDMLESGKLAIFTDDIKMDSQMTKQALNEIETRHNEIIKLETSIRELHDMFVDMAMLVESQGEMIDRIEYNVEHSVDYVERAVSDTKKAVKYQSKARRPHCLDPVIIFRDLPLSTLSS, from the exons GCCAAAGACAGCGACGATGAGGAAGAGGTGGTGCACGTGGACCGAGACCATTTCATGGATGAGTTCTTCGAACAG GTGGAGGAGATCCGCGGCTGCATTGAGAAACTCTCGGAAGATGTGGAACTGGTGAAGAAGCAGCACAGTGCCATCTTGGCTGCCCCGAACCCAGATGAGA AGACCAAGCAGGAACTGGAGGATCTCACAGCTGACATCAAGAAGACTGCCAACAAGGTGCGCTCCAAGTTGAAAG CGATTGAGCAGGGAATCGAGCAGGAAGAGGTGCAGAACCGATCCTCGGCTGACTTGCGGATCCGGAAAACGCAG CACTCGACCCTTTCCCGCAAGTTCGTGGAGGTGATGACGGAATACAACACAACCCAGTCCAAATATCGAGACCGATGCAAGGACCGTATCCAGAGGCAGCTGGAGATAA CTGGCAGGACAACAACTAACGAGGAGCTAGAAGACATGCTGGAGAGCGGGAAGCTGGCAATCTTCACCGATGAC ATCAAAATGGACTCACAGATGACGAAGCAGGCCCTGAACGAGATCGAAACCCGGCACAACGAGATTATCAAACTGGAAACCAGCATCCGGGAGCTTCATGACATGTTTGTGGACATGGCTATGTTGGTGGAGAGCCAG GGGGAGATGATTGACCGCATTGAATACAATGTCGAGCACTCCGTTGATTACGTGGAAAGAGCCGTCTCTGACACCAAGAAAGCTGTAAAATACCAGAGCAAGGCTCGGAGG CCGCATTGCCTTGACCCAGTGATCATCTTTCGTGACCTTCCATTATCTACACTGAGCAGCTAG
- the STX1B gene encoding syntaxin-1B isoform X2 — protein sequence MKDRTQELRSAKDSDDEEEVVHVDRDHFMDEFFEQVEEIRGCIEKLSEDVELVKKQHSAILAAPNPDEKTKQELEDLTADIKKTANKVRSKLKAIEQGIEQEEVQNRSSADLRIRKTQHSTLSRKFVEVMTEYNTTQSKYRDRCKDRIQRQLEITGRTTTNEELEDMLESGKLAIFTDDIKMDSQMTKQALNEIETRHNEIIKLETSIRELHDMFVDMAMLVESQGEMIDRIEYNVEHSVDYVERAVSDTKKAVKYQSKARRKKIMIIICCVVLGIVLASSIGGTLGL from the exons GCCAAAGACAGCGACGATGAGGAAGAGGTGGTGCACGTGGACCGAGACCATTTCATGGATGAGTTCTTCGAACAG GTGGAGGAGATCCGCGGCTGCATTGAGAAACTCTCGGAAGATGTGGAACTGGTGAAGAAGCAGCACAGTGCCATCTTGGCTGCCCCGAACCCAGATGAGA AGACCAAGCAGGAACTGGAGGATCTCACAGCTGACATCAAGAAGACTGCCAACAAGGTGCGCTCCAAGTTGAAAG CGATTGAGCAGGGAATCGAGCAGGAAGAGGTGCAGAACCGATCCTCGGCTGACTTGCGGATCCGGAAAACGCAG CACTCGACCCTTTCCCGCAAGTTCGTGGAGGTGATGACGGAATACAACACAACCCAGTCCAAATATCGAGACCGATGCAAGGACCGTATCCAGAGGCAGCTGGAGATAA CTGGCAGGACAACAACTAACGAGGAGCTAGAAGACATGCTGGAGAGCGGGAAGCTGGCAATCTTCACCGATGAC ATCAAAATGGACTCACAGATGACGAAGCAGGCCCTGAACGAGATCGAAACCCGGCACAACGAGATTATCAAACTGGAAACCAGCATCCGGGAGCTTCATGACATGTTTGTGGACATGGCTATGTTGGTGGAGAGCCAG GGGGAGATGATTGACCGCATTGAATACAATGTCGAGCACTCCGTTGATTACGTGGAAAGAGCCGTCTCTGACACCAAGAAAGCTGTAAAATACCAGAGCAAGGCTCGGAGG AAGAAAATTATGATTATAATTTGTTGTGTGGTTCTCGGTATAGTACTGGCCTCCTCCATTGGGGGCACGCTTGGGTTGTAA